In Trifolium pratense cultivar HEN17-A07 linkage group LG7, ARS_RC_1.1, whole genome shotgun sequence, a genomic segment contains:
- the LOC123896255 gene encoding probable glutathione S-transferase, whose protein sequence is MADEVILLDFWPSPFGMRIRIALAEKGIKYEYKEEDLLSNKSPLLLEMNPVHKKVPVLIHNGKPIAESLIAVQYIDEVWNDKSPLLPSDPYQRSQARFWADFVDKKKIYEVAKNLWTKKGEEQEAAKKEFIEIIKLLEQELGDKTYFGGDKLGFVDVAIIPFYTWFKGYEIFGNFNLEKECPKFIAWAKRCIKIESVSKSLPDQDKVYDFVVQIRKKMGIE, encoded by the exons ATGGCTGATGAAGTGATTCTTCTTGATTTCTGGCCAAGTCCATTTGGAATGAGAATCAGAATAGCACTTGCTGAAAAgggtattaaatatgagtacaAAGAAGAAGACTTACTTTCAAACAAGAGCCCTTTGTTGCTAGAAATGAACCCGGTTCACAAAAAAGTCCCGGTTCTCATCCACAATGGTAAACCAATTGCTGAATCTCTCATTGCTGTTCAGTATATTGATGAGGTTTGGAATGATAAATCTCCTCTGTTGCCTTCTGATCCTTATCAGAGATCACAAGCTAGATTCTGGGCTGATTTTGTTGACAAGAAGAag ATATATGAAGTTGCAAAGAACCTTTGGACCAAAAAAGGAGAAGAGCAAGAAGCTGCCAAGAAGGAATTCATAGAAATCATCAAATTGTTGGAGCAAGAGTTAGGAGACAAGACTTATTTTGGAGGAGACAAGCTTGGTTTTGTGGATGTAGCAATTATTCCATTCTATACTTGGTTTAAAGGCTATGAGATTTTTGGCAATTTCAATCTAGAGAAGGAGTGTCCTAAGTTCATTGCTTGGGCTAAGAGATGCATAAAGATTGAAAGTGTTTCCAAGTCTCTTCCTGATCAGGATAAGGTCTATGACTTCGTTGTGCAGATCAGGAAGAAGATGGGTATTGAGTAG
- the LOC123896254 gene encoding probable glutathione S-transferase, which yields MADEVILLDFWPSPFGMRIRIALAEKGIKYEYKEEDLRNKSPLLLQMNPVHKKIPVLIHNGKPIAESLIAVQYIDQVWNDKSPLLPSDPYQRSQARFWADYVDKKIYEVGRNLWTKKGDEQEAAKKEFIEAIKLLEQELGDKTYFGGDKLGFVDVALIPFYTWFKGYETFGNINVEKESPKFIAWAKRCIQIESVSKSLPDQDKVYDFIVEIRKKIGVE from the exons ATGGCCGATGAAGTGATTCTTCTTGATTTCTGGCCAAGTCCATTTGGTATGAGAATCAGAATAGCACTTGCTGAAAAGGGTATCAAATATGAATACAAAGAAGAAGATTTGAGGAACAAAAGTCCTTTGTTGTTACAAATGAATCCTGTTCATAAGAAAATCCCTGTTCTCATTCACAACGGTAAACCCATTGCTGAATCTCTGATTGCTGTTCAGTATATTGATCAAGTTTGGAATGATAAATCTCCTCTGTTGCCTTCTGATCCTTATCAGAGATCACAAGCTAGATTCTGGGCTGATTATGTTGACAAAAAG ATATATGAAGTTGGAAGGAACCTTTGGACCAAAAAAGGAGATGAACAAGAAGCTGCCAAGAAGGAATTCATAGAAGCCATTAAATTGTTGGAGCAAGAGTTAGGAGACAAGACTTATTTTGGTGGAGACAAGCTTGGTTTTGTTGATGTAGCACTCATTCCATTCTACACTTGGTTCAAAGGCTATGAGACTTTTGGTAACATCAATGTAGAGAAGGAAAGCCCCAAGTTCATTGCTTGGGCCAAGAGATGTATCCAGATTGAGAGTGTTTCCAAATCTCTTCCTGATCAGGATAAGGTCTATGACTTCATTGTAGAGATCAGGAAGAAGATTGGTGTTGAGTAG